One region of Miscanthus floridulus cultivar M001 chromosome 19, ASM1932011v1, whole genome shotgun sequence genomic DNA includes:
- the LOC136527362 gene encoding phosphatidylcholine:diacylglycerol cholinephosphotransferase 1-like, with the protein MPPPPSVTAAHDPAAAATTTRRRKDHAAKVHPALGGGGAGAKEMGAAAEGWARRPEWCSAAGVAAVLRRHPAPALFGCGLLLFMAVEYTIPMVRPDSPPLDLGFLATRGMHAAVAATPWLNSLLAALNTVFVAMQAAYILWAILAEQRPRAAVATLMMFTSRGVLGCATQLPLPEEFLGSGMDFPVGNVSFFLFFSGHVAGAVIAAADMRREGRMALARLYDALNVLQAVRLLACRGHYTIDLAVGVGAGILFDTMSGWYFDAKNGDGKNAPEKHCRSCQCHKALLSH; encoded by the exons GCACgacccggccgccgccgccaccacaacGCGCCGCCGCAAGGACCACGCCGCCAAGGTCCACCCGGCGCTGGGCGGAGGAGGCGCGGGGGCGAAGGAGATGGGCGCCGCGGCGGAGGGGTGGGCGCGGCGGCCCGAGTGGTGCTCGGCGGCGGGCGTCGCGGCCGTGCTGCGGCGGCACCCGGCGCCCGCGCTCTTCGGGTGCGGCCTCCTGCTCTTCATGGCGGTCGAGTACACCATCCCCATGGTCAGGCCGGACTCCCCGCCTCTCGACCTGGGCTTCCTCGCCACCAGGGGCATgcacgccgccgtcgccgccacgcCCTGGCTCAACTCGCTCCTCGCCGCGCTCAACACG GTCTTCGTCGCGATGCAGGCGGCGTACATCCTGTGGGCGATCCTGGCGGAGCAGCGGCCGCGCGCGGCCGTCGCGACGCTCATGATGTTCACCTCCCGGGGCGTGCTGGGCTGCGCCACCCAGCTGCCGCTTCCCGAGGAGTTCCTGGGCTCCGGGATGGACTTCCCCGTGGGCaacgtctccttcttcctcttcttctcgggCCACGTCGCGGGCGCGGTGATCGCGGCCGCCGACATGCGCCGCGAGGGGCGGATGGCGCTGGCGCGCCTCTACGACGCGCTCAACGTGCTCCAGGCGGTCAGGCTGCTCGCGTGCAGGGGCCACTACACCATCGACCTGGCTGTCGGCGTCGGGGCTGGGATCCTCTTCGACACGATGTCCGGGTGGTACTTCGACGCCAAGAACGGCGACGGCAAGAACGCGCCCGAGAAGCACTGCCGTAGCTGCCAGTGCCACAAGGCTCTCCTCTCACACTAG